In candidate division KSB1 bacterium, the sequence TGACCGCAGGATCTGGGATTCAGGAATTCTAAATAAAGTTCATCAATCATTAATAAAATTAAGGAGGTTTTATGGCTGACAGTGTATATAAAGTTATTGAATTGGTAGGAACCAGCACTGTATCCTGGGAAGATGCAGCAAAAACTGCAGTTGAAAGAGCCAGTAAGTCCCTTGAAGATTTGAGGGTTGCGGAAGTGGTTGACCAGGATATGAAAATTGAAGACGGTAAAGTTACCGTATTCAGAACGAAAGTCAGGTTGTCTTTTCGTTTTCGCGACTAATAGAGCTCTTTTCGATTAATTTCCCGGTACAGCAATTCTGGCGATTGAATCCTCTTCCAGGCTGCCTATGTACAACATTCCATCATGCTCTTGTACGCTTGTCGTAACGCGATAACAATCTGACGAAGCATCTTGTAAATTGTGAATAACATCTCCTTGCAAGTTTAGCCCTAAAACGAAACTGTGATAGACTGGAGCCGGTTGAAGGAAACCAGGGAGTCTCATGATGATTTTACGAATGAACGGCTTTGGCATTAATGCATCAAGTTCCGGCTTTCTGGGAGAAGCAATAGCCAGCCAGAACGTTTCTTTTTCATCGGATGAAATTCCATCCGGGAAACCTGGCAGGTTATCGATGAAGAGTTCAGATTTGCCTTGATCAGGGCCGCTTAACCAATACCTGGTTATTCGATATTTACCAGTTTCATTGACCAGGACAAAACTTTGATCCGGACTTACTGCAACTCCGTTGGCAAAGTACAAACTGTCCAGGATTACTTTGGTAATTTTAGTTTTCGGGTCAAAAGAAAGTAGCCTGCCATTGGGTCGATGCTCGAGCAAATCGGCTGTGTAATTGAGCTGGCCAAATTTATACGATGCATCACTGAAGTAGATCACGCCGTCTGCTGCAACATCCACATCATCCGTAAAACCAAATGGGAGGCCGGCTGCTTGAGTGGTGAGAACTTTAATTACCCCCTCCGGAGAAATTGACAATAAACCTTTTTGAGAATCAGCTACGATTAAATTTCCATTTGCATCGAAATGCATTCCCAAAGGTCGGCCTTGCGTGTCGGCAAAAATTTCAGGATTGGACCCGTCATTTTGGAAACGAATGATGCGGCCATCTTCATAGCCACCATAGATTCTACCTTTATCATCGATAGCCACATCCTCCGGTCCGATACCCATGCCCACACCTATTCTCTCAACATCTTTCAGATAATCATTTGCAGCATACTGC encodes:
- a CDS encoding dodecin domain-containing protein, yielding MADSVYKVIELVGTSTVSWEDAAKTAVERASKSLEDLRVAEVVDQDMKIEDGKVTVFRTKVRLSFRFRD
- a CDS encoding strictosidine synthase family protein, whose product is MKKIIKLLAVLIVLVIIYLLIWPVSIDPVAWTPPEAPALEGQYAANDYLKDVERIGVGMGIGPEDVAIDDKGRIYGGYEDGRIIRFQNDGSNPEIFADTQGRPLGMHFDANGNLIVADSQKGLLSISPEGVIKVLTTQAAGLPFGFTDDVDVAADGVIYFSDASYKFGQLNYTADLLEHRPNGRLLSFDPKTKITKVILDSLYFANGVAVSPDQSFVLVNETGKYRITRYWLSGPDQGKSELFIDNLPGFPDGISSDEKETFWLAIASPRKPELDALMPKPFIRKIIMRLPGFLQPAPVYHSFVLGLNLQGDVIHNLQDASSDCYRVTTSVQEHDGMLYIGSLEEDSIARIAVPGN